Sequence from the Luteibacter aegosomaticola genome:
CGCGGCATCGTGCTTTACATCACGGGTAGCTCAACGATCGCGCCGGCGCCGGACGACCTGGTGCAGCTGGGCCAGGGCTTCGTTCCGGTGGGTCTGTCGCAGTGGGTGGGCGGCCTGATCTTCCTCGCCATGGTGGCCATCACGGTGCGCCGCCGCATGCGCCGCACGAAGCTGGGACTGCAGCAGGCTGCGCTCTGGATCGATGTCGTCCGTCTTGTCGTGATCGGGGCCGTGATCTTTGGCTTCATCCGCATGCTCAATGATGCCAACGGCATCCCCATCCCGGTGATGATCCTGCTGGCGTTGCTCGCCGTGTTTACCTACGTTTCCACGCAGACCGTGTTTGGCCGCCACATCTATGCAGTGGGCGGCAACATGGAGGCGACGCGCCTCTCGGGCGTGAACGTCGCCCGGGTGAAGCTGGTGGTCTTCGCGATCATGGGCCTGATGTGCGCCTTCGCTGGCATCATCACCGTGGCGCGTACGGGTTCCGGTTCACCCTCGGCCGGCACGGGCGGTGAGCTGGATGCCATCTCGGCGTGCTTCATCGGCGGCACCTCCATGCGTGGCGGTTCCGGCACGGTCTACGGCGCGCTGATTGGTGCGCTGGTCATGGCCAGCCTCGACAGCGGCATGCAGCTGATGGACGTCGACAACTCGTGGCAGATGATCATCAAGGGCGTGATCCTGGTACTCGCCGTATGGGTCGACGTGCTCTCCGGCAGCAACCGCAACGCCTGATCCCCCACAACTAATCGTAGGAGCCCACCCTGTGGGCGACGCCGTTCGCGATATCGCCACAGGGCCTGTGACGTTTTCGCGAAAGATGTCGCCCACAGGGTGGGCTCCTACGGGTGGCGGGCTACTTCTTGGGTAGGGCCTTGGCCATCTTGTAGTGTTCCTTGATGGTCGGTAGCGTTTCTTTTGCGAAGGCTTTCAGTGCGGGGTTGGAGCCTTTCTCGGCTTCTACCTCGAACATCGCCACGGCCTTCTCGTGGTCGGCGACCATCGTCTTCGCATACTCACGGTCGAAGTCCGTCCCGTTGAGCAGCTTCAGCGCGTTGAGCTCCTTCTGCGCATCCGGCACGGGTTCGGTCGTGGTGCTGTAGCCCTTGTCGCCATTGCGCAGGCTTACCAGCTTGTCATTGGCCTTGGTGTGGTCATCGACCATCTTCTGCGCGAACGCCTTCACCTTGGCCGACGAGGCTTGCTTCACCGCAAGCTGGCTGAGCGCGATCTCGCTGACGTTGGCGCCTGTCGCGTTCTGGTAGAACGCCGCATCGGTGGGCGTGCCGCCCTGGCTGTCCTTCTCCTGGGGCGCGGCTAGCGCGGCGAAGGGCAGGGTGGCAGCGAAGCTGGCCGCGAGCAGCAGGCGCGGGAGGCGAATGGCCATGGGGATGTCTCCGTGTGGAACGACCCCCGGTGTCTCATCCTGCCGATGAAACTGCCGTGACCTGCGCGGGTATGAAACGAAAACGGGCACCCTCGCGGGCGCCCGTCTGAATCGCTATTTACTGTAGGAGCCCACCCTGTGGGCGACATCTTTCGCCACTAGCCCCACACGTCTTGTGGGTCTATCGCGAACGGCGTCGCTCACAGGGTGAGCTCCTACCCGGCAGGCCTTTTAGGCCTTGCGTGCAGCCTTGCCACCCAGACCAGCCGCGTCGCGGAGGAGCTCGGCGCGGTCGGTCTTTTCCCACGAGAAGGCGGTGAAGGTGCTGCCATCGGCGGCCTTCACTTCGTACGGCTTGCGGCCGAAGTGGCCGTAGGATGCCGTCGCCTGGTACATCGGGTGTACGAGGTCGAGCATCTTGATAATGCCGAACGGGCGCAGGTCGAAGTGCTTGCGGACCAGCTTCTCGATCTTGTCGTCCGAGATCTTGCCGGTGCCGAAGGTGGTCACCGAGATCGAGGTCGGCTCGGCCACGCCGATGGCGTAGCTGACCTGGATTTCGCAGCGATCGGCCAGGCCGGCAGCCACGATGTTCTTGGCGACGTAACGCGCGGCATAGGCCGCCGAACGATCGACCTTCGACGGATCCTTACCCGAGAACGCGCCACCACCGTGACGGGCCCAGCCGCCGTAGGTGTCGACGATGATCTTGCGGCCGGTCAGGCCGCAATCGCCCACCGGGCCACCGATCACGAACTTGCCGGTCGGATTGATGTGGAACTTGGTGTCCTTGTGCAGGAGCTTCGCCGGCAGCACCGGCTTCAGGATAAGCTCGCGCACGCCTTCGATCAGGTCCTTCTGCTTCACGCCCGGATCGTGCTGGGTGGAGAGCACGACGGCGTCGATGGCGATGGCTTCACCGGCTTCGTTGTAGCGCAGGGTGACCTGGCTCTTCGCGTCCGGACGCAGCCACGGCAGCGGCGAGTTCTTCTTCTTGCGGATCTTCGCCTGCTGTTCCACCAGGCGGTGGCTCAGGTGGATGGCGGCCGGCATGAACTCGCTGGTTTCGTTGGTGGCGTAGCCGAACATCAGGCCCTGGTCGCCAGCGCCCTGTTCTTCCGGCTTCTTGCGGTCCACGCCCTGGTTGATGTCCGGCGACTGCTTGCCGATCAGGTTCAGCACGCCGCAGGTCTCGCCGTCGAAGCCGACTTCCGAGGAGTCATAGCCGATGTCGAGGATGACCTTGCGGGTGAGCGCTTCGAGGTCGATCCAGGCGCTGGTGGTGATCTCACCCGCGACGATGGCCACGCCGGTCTTCACCAGCGTTTCGCAGGCCACGCGAGCGCGCGGATCCTGCGCCAGAATGGCGTCGAGGACGGCGTCGGAGATCTGGTCGGCGATTTTGTCCGGATGGCCTTCGGAGACCGACTCGGAGGTGAAGAGGTAGTTGCTCATCGCGGGTATATATCCTTCTTTACGGATAAAGAGATAAAAGAGCGCGCCATGATACACGCACCTGTGCCGGTTTGCAGCGGCAAGGGTACGCCCCGAGGGTGACGATTGCATGGACATTCAGCCCCGTCGCCCGCGAACGTGCCTCCTCCGGGCGGGTGGGGTGCTGCGCCGGATCGGGCAAGATTTCATCCCCATTGCGTCGTTGTGATTGTCCTAAATTATTGATTCTCATGACTAACGCTACGCTGGGGCCAAATGCGCCACCATGGCGGCAGGCATCGGGCGGAGGCAGGCATGGCGGAACGGCACATCGTGTTCGCGACGGTGGGGTCACAGGGCGACCTGTTCCCCCTGCTGGCCGTGGGCCAGGAGCTGGTCGCGCGCGGCCACCGCGTGACCGTGGGTGCCCATGCGATCCATCGCGATGCGGTGCTGGATGCCGGGCTGGACTTCGTCATGGCCAGCGGCATCGCCGAGCCGGAGGACAAGGCGGCGTTCGCGGCGCGGGCATTCCATCCGTGGCGCGGACCGCGCTTCGTGGTGCGTGACCTGGCGGCGGCCGATGTGGCGGCGAGCTATCACGCACTGAAAACCTTCTGCGGCGAAGCGGATGCCGTCGTCACGACGACGCTGGCGTTCGCGGGCCAGATCCTGGGCGAGACCTTGCCCGTGGCGTGGTTCTCGGCGGTGCTTTCGCCGTCGGTGTTCCTGTCGCCGTTTGATCCACCGGCTACGGGTGTGGCGTGGCTTGATCGCTGGTTACGTGTGTCGCCGATGCGGGCGCGCGGGCTGGTGCGTCTGGTCGAGACGGTGACGAGCCCGTGGACGGCCGATGTGCGTGCTTTTCGCCGCCATCTGGGGTTGCCACCGGTTGCCGCCGGTGGCGATCCCTTCCATCGAGGGCAGCACGGGCGTGATGGGGTGCTCGCGATGTATTCGCCCGTGCTGGGCGCGTTGCCGCCGGATGCCCCTGCGGGGACGATCATGACGGGGCAGTGCCGCTATCTCCCATCGGCAGATACGCTCGAGGCGGGATTGGCGCGTTGGCTTGATGAGGGGGCGCTCCCCGTCGTCTTCACCCTGGGCTCGGCGGCCGTGCACGCCGGCGAGACCTTTCTCCGCGAGAGCATGGCCGCGGTGCGGCAACTGGGACGTCGCGCCGTCCTGCTCACCGGTTCACCTGTGTTGCGCGAGAAGCTGGGGCCTTTGGACGATGACATCTTGGCTGTGGATTACGCACCCCACGGCGCGCTGTTCTCGCGAGCTTGCGCCGTCGTGCACCACGGAGGCATCGGCACCACCCACGAAGCACTGCGCGCAGGCCGTCCGGCACTCGTTGTGCCCCACGGCTTCGACCAACCCGATAACGCTGCACGCGTGAAACGCCTTGGCGTAGGAGAGATCCTTCCCGCGCGACGCTACGACGCAAACCGCGCCGCGGCGAAGCTGCGCGTTCTGCTCGATGACGCGGCATATGCCACCCGCGCCGCCGCCATCGGCGCATCGCTCCGCGCCGAACACGGCGCCCGCGTGGCCGCCGATACGATCGAAAACGCCATGGAACGCAGAAACCCTCTGTAGGAACGCGCAAGCGCGCTCCTACAAGGGCTTGGTTTTACGCGAATCCAGCAATCGGGTGCGGCGCGTACGCCTCTTCCAACACCTTCATCTCATCCGCCGTCAGCTTCAGGCTCAATGCCGCGACAGCATCATCGAGATGATGCGCCTTCGAGGCGCCGACGATCGGCGCGGTAATCCCCGGCCGCTGCGCCACCCACGCCAGCGCCACCTGCGCGCGCGGCACGCCACGCTCATCGGCGAGCTTCTTCACCGCCGCCACGATCGCGCGATCGGAATCTTCCGTCGCCTTATACAACGTGCCGCCGAACACATCCTTCTCTTGCCGTTCGCTCGACTCATCCCAATCGCGGGTAAGACGGCCACGTGCCAGCGGGCTCCACGGAATCACGCCGATACCCTGGTCCTGGCAGAACGGAATCATCTCGCGCTCTTCTTCGCGCTGGATCAGGTTGTAGTGGTCCTGCATGCTGACGAACTCTGTCCAGCCGTGCAGGCGTGAGGTGTAAACCATCTTCACGAACTGCCACGCGTGCATCGATGATGCGCCGATGTAACGAGCCTTTCCGGCCTTCACGACATCGTGCAGCGCCTCGAGTGTCTCCTCGATCGGCGTATGCGGGTCAAAGCGATGGATCTGCAGCAGGTCGATGTAATCCGTGCCGAGGCGGCCCAGTGAATCATCGACCGACTGGAAAATCGCCTTGCGCGAGAGGCCTCCCGTGTTCGGCGCCTTGCGCCACGGGTAGAACGTCTTGGTGGCGATCACCAGCTCATCGCGCCTCGCAAAATCTTTCAGTGCGCGGCCCACGATCTCTTCCGACGTGCCATCGGAATACATGTTCGCAGTGTCGAAGGTGTTGATGCCGAGATCGAGCGCCTTGCGGATGAAAGGCCGGCTCTGCTCTTCGTCGAGCGTCCAGGCATGGTTGCCGCGCTCGGCCACACCATAGGTCATGCAGCCAAGGATCACCGGCGAAATATCAAGCCCGGTCTTGCCCAACTTCACGTATTGCATGGGGGAACTCCGTGTGGGTCATCAAAGGATGTTGCATAGCGTACATGGCCCTTGAAACCACGAACCCCAACCCCACCTGACAGGGAGCGCTTGCAGCCCCACGGGCCCAGGCGTACGATCCGCCCCCAATTCACCGAGATCCGCCATGTCTGCCTGCAAGCACGCATTGATCCACCTGACTACGAACGCCCCATGGGCGCGTCGCGGGTGCGCGCGCGCCGTGGCAGGCCGTACGCCGTAAGGCGCCGGACCTCGCAGCAACACCAAAAGCACCCGCAAGGGTGCTTTTTTTTTGTCCCGAATTTTCCCGAACCCCGAATTTCCAAGCCCGTTACCGGAGCACCGTGCCATGAAGAACTGCCGCGATCCCCGATCCTGACCCGTCCCCATCCACGCCAGGGGCGACGGGAAAGCCTCGGGGAATGCCTCGCTCGAAGACATGACGTCGAGCCCCTGGCGCCCTGAATGGAACCGTTTAACCATGAGTACCCGCGAAACCACCATCCCCGTCGGCCGTTGGCGCAACCTCGGCATCATCGCCCACGTCGACGCTGGTAAAACCACGCTCACCGAGCGCCTCCTCTATAAGACCGGCACGATCCATCGCACCGGTGAGGTGCACGATGGCGCGACCACCACCGACCACATGGAACTCGAGCGCGAGCGTGGCATCACGATCGGCGCCGCCGCCGTGCGCGCGAACTGGACGCCGGAAGGTGGCCTGCCGCATCGCCTGACGCTGATCGACACCCCGGGACACATCGATTTCGCGATCGAAGTGGAACGTTCGCTGCGCGTACTCGACGGCGCCGTGGTCGTGTTCTCCGGCGTGGCCGGCGTGCAGCCGCAATCCGAAACCGTATGGCACCAGGCGCGCCGGCATGGCGTGCCGCTGATGGCGTTCGTCAACAAGATGGATCGCCCCGGCGCGGATTTCGACGCGACGCTCGAACAGATGCGCGAGAAGCTCGGCGCCAACCCGTGGGTCGTCGCCCAGCCGGTGATCGAGGGTGAACACATCGTGGGCCTCTACGACCTCGTCGCGGAGCGCACCTGGCTGTTCGACGAAAAGGGCACGCCGGTGATCACGCCGTGGACCGACGCGGAACGTGCGATGCATGCGAATGCGCGCGCGGAACTCGTAGCGGCCGTGGCCGACAAGGACGAAGCCCTGGCGGAACTCTGGCTGGCGGAACAACCCATTGATGCGGCCACGCTGACGGCAGCCCTGCGCCGCGGGACGCTGGCGGGCATCGGTCAGCCGGTGCTGCCGGGCTCGGCGTTCCGCAACGTCGGTATCGAGCCGCTGCTGGATGCGTTCGTCGCGTATCTGCCTTCACCGGTGGATCGTCCGTCCGTGGTCGCACACACCGACAAGGGTGATGTGCAGGTCGCGCCCGATGCGAACGCCCCGTTCGCGGCACTCGTGTTCAAGGTGGTGAACCAGTCGCATGGTCCGCTGGCCTTCCTCCGCGTGTATTCGGGGCGCCTGCATGTGGGCGACGCCGTGTGGCATAGCGGCACCGATCGCACGCAGCGCATCGGCCGCCTGGCAGTCGTGCGCGCTGACGACACCGAAGCGGTGGACATCGCCGAGGCGGGCGACATCGTCGCGATCATGGGCTGGAAGGACGTGGCTACCGGTGAAACGCTCGCCGATCCGCACCATGAACTGCGCCTGGAAACCATCCAGGCCCAGCCCGCGGTGTTGTCGTGGCGGCTCTCGCCGGAACGTTCGGCCGACCTGCTCAAGCTCGGCAACGGGCTGGCGCGCCTGGCGCAGGAGGATCCGTCCTTCCGCGTCAGCACCGATCCGGAAACCGGCGAAACCCTCGTCTGGGGCATGGGCGAACTCCATCTGGAAGTGATGGTGGAGCGCCTGCGCCGCGAATGGGGTGTGCAGGTGCGAACGGGTTCGCCGCGCGTGGCTTATCAGGAGACGCCGGCCCGTCCGTCGGGTCCGATCGAAGGCAAGCTCGCGAAGCAGACCGGTGGTAGCGGCCAGTACGCGCGAGTGGTGCTGTCGGTATCGCCGGTAGAAGGCGATGCGAACCGCTACGAGGATCGCACCACGGGTGGCGTGATCCCGAAGCAGTTCCAGTCGGCGGTGCAGAAGGGTGCGGAACAGGCCCTGCTGGAAGGCCCGCGTGGCTTCCCGGTGGTGGGCGCGGAAGTGCTCGTCCTCGATGGCCAGGCGCATGCCGTGGACTCGAACGAAGGCGCGTTCCATCGTGCCGCGCAGATCGCGGTGAAGGCTGCCCTCGAGGCGACCGGTACCGTGCTGCTCGAACCGGTGATGCGCGTATCGGTGACCGCGCCGGGTGTGGCGGTGGGCGATGTGCTGGGCGACCTGCAGCGCCGTGGCGGCCAGATCGTGAACCTGACCGACAAGCAGGAACGCACGGAGATCGAAGCCGATGTGCCGCTGGCCCAGCTCGACGGGTACAGCACCGCGCTGCGTAGCCTGAGCCAGGGCCGCGCCGCCGCGACGGTAGCGTTCCACGCCTACCGCCCGGCCACGGTCCAAGAAGCCCGCAAGCAAGCCTAAAGGCGCACTTGTAGGAGCTCACCCTGTGAGCGACGCCGTTCGCGACGCCGCCACAGGGCCCGCGGCGGGTTGAGGCGAAAGATGTCGCCCACAGGGTGGGCTCCTACAGGGTAGGCTTGGCAACATGCTTACCTATGCCGAAGCACTTGCCGTACTGATGAACGAGGCCCACCCGCTCGAGACCGAGCGGGTGGGCCTTTCCGTGTCCATGGGCCGGATCCTCGCCGAACCGGTGCGCAGCCCGCTTTCACTGCCTTCCTTCGATAACGCTGCGATGGATGGCTTCGCGATTCGCCAGGGCGAGGGCGACCTCCCGGTCGGCGCGGTCTTCACCATCGCCGGCATGCAGGCCGCGGGTGACCACACCACCGCCTACCCAGGCGCCGAGGCATGCGAAATCGCCACGGGTGCCCGCGTACCGGATGGCTTCGATACCGTGATCCCCGTCGAGCGCTGCGAGCGCGATGGTGAACGCGTTCGCCTGCTGCAGGCGGAAAAGCGTGGCCAGAACATCCGCGCAGCCGGAGGTGACGTCGGGCAGGGCGACACGGCGCTTCCCGCCGGCCGGCGTATCGACGCGGCGGCCATCATGCTGCTGGCCGCCTTAGGCATCGAGACGGTGCTCGTGCGGCGCCGCCCGCGCGTGGCCATCATCAACACCGGCAGCGAACTGCACGCGAGCGGTCCCTTGCCGGAAGGCGGCATCCACGATTCGAACGGGCCGTTCCTTGAAGCGATGCTGGCCACGTGGGGCGTCGAACTCCTCGCACGCCACCGGGTTCCGGATACAGGCGATGCCTTCCGCATAGCGGTCGAATCCATGCGCGCCAGCGGTGCCGATCTCATTCTCAGCACGGGTGCCGTTTCAGCGGGCCGCTTTGATTTCGTGCCTTCGGCGCTGGCCGCGATGGGCGCACGCGAGCTCTTCCACAAGGTAGCCATCCGTCCGGGTAAACCGATCCTCGCGGCGCGTTTCGACGGCGGCCCGCTGGTGCTGGGCTTGCCCGGCAATCCCATTGCCGTCGCCGTCGGCCACCGCTTCTTCGTGGCGCCCGTGCTGCGCGCGATGGCCGCGCTACCACCCGAGGTACCCAGCCGCGTGCGTCTCGCCGAGAGCCACGACGTACGTCCCGGCCTGCAGCACTTCGCGCTGGGCCGGCTCGAGGCCGACGAAGCGGGCCGCCAGGTCGCCCGCGTGCAGCGCAACCAGGCCGCTTACCGCATCGTGCCGTTCACGCAGGCCAACGCGTGGCTGACGGCGGACAGTGCCTTTGGCGAGGTCGTCGATGCCTGGCCGCTCGACCCGGCGCACGCGCCGTGATCGGGGTGATCCTCGCCGGCGGCCGTTCGTCGCGCATGGGCGAAGACAAAGCGCTGTTGCGCGTCGGTGAGCGCACGTTGCTCGAGCGCACGCGGGACGTGTTGCTGGAAGCTGGCGCGGGTGCCGTCGTGATCAGCGGTGCAGCGCACGATGGCATCGCCGACCGCTGGCCAGATAAAGGTCCCATCGGCGGCATCGCCAGCGTGGTCGCCGAGCTGATTGATGACGAACTGCTCGTGGTCCCGGTCGACATGCCGCACCTGGATGCCGCCACGCTCGCGCCGCTACGCGATGAGCGGCGCATGCGCGCCACGCGTTGGGCGGGTCATCCGCTGCCTATGCGGCTCAGGCTGGATGGCACCACGCGCGCGGTCCTGGCCGAGTTCGTGGAGCTCGAGGGCAGGGCGTGTTCCGTTTCTGCCTTGCAGGCACGCATCGGCGTCGCCACGCTTTCCCTAGACCAGGTCGACACGACGGCGCTGGCCAACTGCAACACCCCCGATGAATGGCGTGAGGCGAATCCATGAGAGTGCAACTGGAGAACGACACGATCCGTGTCCGCATCGATGAGGATGAACTGGCCGAACTGCTCGGCGATGTCGCCTTGCTCGGTTCCACGGCGTTCGGCCGCGCCTTCACCATGCGC
This genomic interval carries:
- a CDS encoding molybdopterin molybdotransferase MoeA, with translation MLTYAEALAVLMNEAHPLETERVGLSVSMGRILAEPVRSPLSLPSFDNAAMDGFAIRQGEGDLPVGAVFTIAGMQAAGDHTTAYPGAEACEIATGARVPDGFDTVIPVERCERDGERVRLLQAEKRGQNIRAAGGDVGQGDTALPAGRRIDAAAIMLLAALGIETVLVRRRPRVAIINTGSELHASGPLPEGGIHDSNGPFLEAMLATWGVELLARHRVPDTGDAFRIAVESMRASGADLILSTGAVSAGRFDFVPSALAAMGARELFHKVAIRPGKPILAARFDGGPLVLGLPGNPIAVAVGHRFFVAPVLRAMAALPPEVPSRVRLAESHDVRPGLQHFALGRLEADEAGRQVARVQRNQAAYRIVPFTQANAWLTADSAFGEVVDAWPLDPAHAP
- a CDS encoding sugar ABC transporter permease, which codes for MQSQKIQQLFVRYKILALLIAVAVIWVFFHVKTDQAFITPNNLSNLFRQMAITGMLACGMVFIIIAGEIDLSIGSQLGLLGGVVAILTVNMGWGTWPSIGAVLVLGMLIGAFNGFVVTKMRVPSFIVGLGGMLAFRGIVLYITGSSTIAPAPDDLVQLGQGFVPVGLSQWVGGLIFLAMVAITVRRRMRRTKLGLQQAALWIDVVRLVVIGAVIFGFIRMLNDANGIPIPVMILLALLAVFTYVSTQTVFGRHIYAVGGNMEATRLSGVNVARVKLVVFAIMGLMCAFAGIITVARTGSGSPSAGTGGELDAISACFIGGTSMRGGSGTVYGALIGALVMASLDSGMQLMDVDNSWQMIIKGVILVLAVWVDVLSGSNRNA
- the metK gene encoding methionine adenosyltransferase; the protein is MSNYLFTSESVSEGHPDKIADQISDAVLDAILAQDPRARVACETLVKTGVAIVAGEITTSAWIDLEALTRKVILDIGYDSSEVGFDGETCGVLNLIGKQSPDINQGVDRKKPEEQGAGDQGLMFGYATNETSEFMPAAIHLSHRLVEQQAKIRKKKNSPLPWLRPDAKSQVTLRYNEAGEAIAIDAVVLSTQHDPGVKQKDLIEGVRELILKPVLPAKLLHKDTKFHINPTGKFVIGGPVGDCGLTGRKIIVDTYGGWARHGGGAFSGKDPSKVDRSAAYAARYVAKNIVAAGLADRCEIQVSYAIGVAEPTSISVTTFGTGKISDDKIEKLVRKHFDLRPFGIIKMLDLVHPMYQATASYGHFGRKPYEVKAADGSTFTAFSWEKTDRAELLRDAAGLGGKAARKA
- the fusA gene encoding elongation factor G; its protein translation is MSTRETTIPVGRWRNLGIIAHVDAGKTTLTERLLYKTGTIHRTGEVHDGATTTDHMELERERGITIGAAAVRANWTPEGGLPHRLTLIDTPGHIDFAIEVERSLRVLDGAVVVFSGVAGVQPQSETVWHQARRHGVPLMAFVNKMDRPGADFDATLEQMREKLGANPWVVAQPVIEGEHIVGLYDLVAERTWLFDEKGTPVITPWTDAERAMHANARAELVAAVADKDEALAELWLAEQPIDAATLTAALRRGTLAGIGQPVLPGSAFRNVGIEPLLDAFVAYLPSPVDRPSVVAHTDKGDVQVAPDANAPFAALVFKVVNQSHGPLAFLRVYSGRLHVGDAVWHSGTDRTQRIGRLAVVRADDTEAVDIAEAGDIVAIMGWKDVATGETLADPHHELRLETIQAQPAVLSWRLSPERSADLLKLGNGLARLAQEDPSFRVSTDPETGETLVWGMGELHLEVMVERLRREWGVQVRTGSPRVAYQETPARPSGPIEGKLAKQTGGSGQYARVVLSVSPVEGDANRYEDRTTGGVIPKQFQSAVQKGAEQALLEGPRGFPVVGAEVLVLDGQAHAVDSNEGAFHRAAQIAVKAALEATGTVLLEPVMRVSVTAPGVAVGDVLGDLQRRGGQIVNLTDKQERTEIEADVPLAQLDGYSTALRSLSQGRAAATVAFHAYRPATVQEARKQA
- a CDS encoding glycosyltransferase is translated as MAERHIVFATVGSQGDLFPLLAVGQELVARGHRVTVGAHAIHRDAVLDAGLDFVMASGIAEPEDKAAFAARAFHPWRGPRFVVRDLAAADVAASYHALKTFCGEADAVVTTTLAFAGQILGETLPVAWFSAVLSPSVFLSPFDPPATGVAWLDRWLRVSPMRARGLVRLVETVTSPWTADVRAFRRHLGLPPVAAGGDPFHRGQHGRDGVLAMYSPVLGALPPDAPAGTIMTGQCRYLPSADTLEAGLARWLDEGALPVVFTLGSAAVHAGETFLRESMAAVRQLGRRAVLLTGSPVLREKLGPLDDDILAVDYAPHGALFSRACAVVHHGGIGTTHEALRAGRPALVVPHGFDQPDNAARVKRLGVGEILPARRYDANRAAAKLRVLLDDAAYATRAAAIGASLRAEHGARVAADTIENAMERRNPL
- a CDS encoding aldo/keto reductase → MQYVKLGKTGLDISPVILGCMTYGVAERGNHAWTLDEEQSRPFIRKALDLGINTFDTANMYSDGTSEEIVGRALKDFARRDELVIATKTFYPWRKAPNTGGLSRKAIFQSVDDSLGRLGTDYIDLLQIHRFDPHTPIEETLEALHDVVKAGKARYIGASSMHAWQFVKMVYTSRLHGWTEFVSMQDHYNLIQREEEREMIPFCQDQGIGVIPWSPLARGRLTRDWDESSERQEKDVFGGTLYKATEDSDRAIVAAVKKLADERGVPRAQVALAWVAQRPGITAPIVGASKAHHLDDAVAALSLKLTADEMKVLEEAYAPHPIAGFA
- a CDS encoding DUF4142 domain-containing protein, with the protein product MAIRLPRLLLAASFAATLPFAALAAPQEKDSQGGTPTDAAFYQNATGANVSEIALSQLAVKQASSAKVKAFAQKMVDDHTKANDKLVSLRNGDKGYSTTTEPVPDAQKELNALKLLNGTDFDREYAKTMVADHEKAVAMFEVEAEKGSNPALKAFAKETLPTIKEHYKMAKALPKK
- the mobA gene encoding molybdenum cofactor guanylyltransferase translates to MIGVILAGGRSSRMGEDKALLRVGERTLLERTRDVLLEAGAGAVVISGAAHDGIADRWPDKGPIGGIASVVAELIDDELLVVPVDMPHLDAATLAPLRDERRMRATRWAGHPLPMRLRLDGTTRAVLAEFVELEGRACSVSALQARIGVATLSLDQVDTTALANCNTPDEWREANP